The DNA sequence CTGAAATAGGGAGCCCTGATGCAACCATATAGTCTGTTTTTCCTGTTCTCATTTTAGTTTGATTGTGCCGTCACTTAAGATCACCCCCTGCCCCCCAAACCTAGTGGTTTTTGTACTTGCCTTAAAATCATGTAAACCTTTTGTCCCTGCAGCCTCCAAAGCAGTGCGTAGCCCTCGTCCCCCATTTGTGTTTCTGCGGGTTGGGGAGGTGGTGATGGAGAGGAAGGGCCACATGGTCGGGGTGGTGGTGAGCTGGGACCCAGAACTGCGAGCTCCTCCGGAGTGGGTAGACAGAATGTATTCCAGTTCTGAGGTTGGTAACCAGAACTCATCTCCTTAACTGTTTAATCAGAACCAGCATTCTGCTTTAACAGCTTAGAGGCCTGGAGGATTCAGATCTGTTCATTCCTCTGCACAATAAATTTCAGAAAGCTCCCATGTTTACACTTGTAGTAGGACATCACCACATGATGATGGTTAGCTTTTAGTTAAGATCTgttggttgttatggagacccAATAGGAACCATTTTCAGGTTCCTATGGGATATggtccacagcatcacagattttCTACACATTCATCTTTTGTTTAATATCAGACCTAGTTGGAGTGCTTGTTGCTGTAAAGTTCAATCAGACTGCATAGACACCctgttttaaagttgtttacaCTAGGGGTGCAccaattgcagttttctggccaatcacgatctttaaaaagcctgccCTGCCGATTCTGATTTTATTGATAtcgtttttcttttattcccaTAACTGACACCAtcaggtgttataaggtcacaatacacctttTAATGTTCCaatcatattttattaaaaaacattgaacaataccGGTGAAACAattcaaacttgttttaaccTCACATGAGCTAGACCTCTCAAATATAACTCAAAAGTTTAGAGCATTGCAGTTCTTTTATCCTTTAATTTTTCACAtgtaaaaagaaaccaaacttcCACGACAGGTTAGACAAGTAGATGAGATTGGCTTCACATGTATTGGCTGATCCCCGATCTCCCAAAATGAAGGAAATCGGGGTAGATCGGCCGGCCGATTgatcggtgcacccctagttTACACACCTTTTAACAGTGACGCCAAAAAGTATATCTTTATGATTTATGGGCAATCCTTAAGTCACTCATTCTTTGTGTGAGCACAGGACACAAAGGCAGAGAAGACGCCACATTACAAGGTGCTGTTCAGCGGGCCTGGACCCTCCTCTCTGATTGTGGCATACTTGCCTCAAACACAGCTGGAGCGCATCACAGGGATGAGGGTAAGGACTTAGAATTGCAGCAGGCATGCTTTGTGTAACACACACACTCCTCTCATCGTGGTTCTCTCATCATGGTTGGATGTTTTTAGCCAGACATTCCCACCCTGGAGAACTACTTCACACATTTTGACGGGACACGGTTCGTCATGCAGGACTGGCTCAGAGAGCTCTTCCCAGAGGACGAGAATGAGGACCGCTGACTGAGACGGCTTTCTCTTCGTGACTGGGCTCAGTCTGCAGGGAAGTTTCTTTAACTTAAAGGCCAATGGGTGTGTAAATCAGGGACACACACTGAATCTCTCCTCGCCAGGACTCAATGTTGAGACTAATATTGGTattaaagaaacaaatgcaataaagttgcctttatttttagAAGTTTGACAATATTCAGTATTTTAGTTTAACATGTGCAGATGATTTTAATGAAAGCCACCTCACCGTTACAATCTAAGTTAAATGTTCTACAAAATGCTTGAAATCACCTTTTAGGAATGTATTTACAGGATGGCCTTGGCTTTGGTAATAACAATGAAATTTGCACTTGTGTTGAAATGGTGAAAATTGTGCAATAAAGTGTTTTAAGACTTTCCCAATGTGTGTTCATGGTGTGTTTAGAGTTTCTTCTTGCTTTTGTCTCTGAAGCTGAAGGAAACAGACACCTGCGAGGAGGCGGTGGCTATAGGTATGTGGGGAAGGAGAGGAGGAAGGGCTGTTGAGCTGTGTTCTCTGGCCGCAGCCTCCTCCTCATTCCTCCACTCCTTggtctcctcctctctgaccaGCAGGGGAGATCCCAGACTCTCCCCCAGGAGCTGACTGATCTTGCTGGCCTTCTGCTGAGCATTTTCGACAGCTGCTACACACGCATGCAGCCtaaaaaaaccccccaaaaaaacacccCATACAAACAAACTGGttacaactcctgcatttggTCTTACTGAGACGGCGTGTTTACACACTGAGCTTTAAGCACCTCAGCTGACTCAGGGAGGCAGCACTGTGGAAGAACTGGGTGGCCCCCACATGGACGCTCCTATCCAGCTTTTCCAGCAAGATCCTACACATCTGCTCCATCTTCTGGAATTCTGAGAAAGTCACCACGATCTGTGGGAACATTTTGTAACACTGTCATGTCG is a window from the Girardinichthys multiradiatus isolate DD_20200921_A chromosome 15, DD_fGirMul_XY1, whole genome shotgun sequence genome containing:
- the si:dkey-261l7.2 gene encoding uncharacterized protein si:dkey-261l7.2 isoform X1, encoding MPRLNAAAALQIALLLSAVPAQYFITRWSGSTAVQRYHATTRLLRIWTQWRASYLNATAWTDWTNQQFSKVKSLVGLGQEEEQTSPPVETMIFDNDQGFFGGLWISTSICVSGLFQPLTASKAVRSPRPPFVFLRVGEVVMERKGHMVGVVVSWDPELRAPPEWVDRMYSSSEDTKAEKTPHYKVLFSGPGPSSLIVAYLPQTQLERITGMRPDIPTLENYFTHFDGTRFVMQDWLRELFPEDENEDR
- the si:dkey-261l7.2 gene encoding uncharacterized protein si:dkey-261l7.2 isoform X2; translated protein: MPRLNAAAALQIALLLSAVPAQYFITRWSGSTAVQRYHATTRLLRIWTQWRASYLNATAWTDWTNQQFSKVKSLVGLGQEEEQTSPPVETMIFDNDQGFFGASKAVRSPRPPFVFLRVGEVVMERKGHMVGVVVSWDPELRAPPEWVDRMYSSSEDTKAEKTPHYKVLFSGPGPSSLIVAYLPQTQLERITGMRPDIPTLENYFTHFDGTRFVMQDWLRELFPEDENEDR
- the irak1bp1 gene encoding interleukin-1 receptor-associated kinase 1-binding protein 1 homolog, whose amino-acid sequence is MNTPVRLYAALPAAETGGKDKQQGLEVTALQRESLGKPVREVQVTGVAEVSCPADRASVRVSVTSTKESVNEVTNSISRRLEYILQTIRQHGIRDDHMSVRQFLHRDANTFSMNAEIVVTFSEFQKMEQMCRILLEKLDRSVHVGATQFFHSAASLSQLRLHACVAAVENAQQKASKISQLLGESLGSPLLVREEETKEWRNEEEAAAREHSSTALPPLLPHIPIATASSQVSVSFSFRDKSKKKL